A window of the Cicer arietinum cultivar CDC Frontier isolate Library 1 chromosome 6, Cicar.CDCFrontier_v2.0, whole genome shotgun sequence genome harbors these coding sequences:
- the LOC101496124 gene encoding receptor-like protein 51 produces MKSSPPPLPPFLTMLLFIFLFLFPTIITSISPPLPPTSSPSSPSTSTLDPNQLKALQSLNIPTSKDPCIQPSFHNVTLCDSSKPFSHLISLTLSNCLTYTSLSYNALKSLSTLQSFHLLNCPIAPIHFPPQLTSSLISFTCISSLHKISGVWLSRLANLTDLTVSNVPIKASGPYVFLAHMKKLKTLTISNANLTGFLPKYIHSNLTQIDFSSNKLKGNIPSSITMLDSLENLNLSSNGFKGEIPSSLGDLISLKNISLASNSFSGSIPDSLSAIPGLVHMDLSSNQLNGTIPKFLSEMKNLKYLNLANNNLHGVVPFNLSFIKKLTMFKVVGNSNLCYNHSVLSSKLKLEIAPCDKYGKPMSPPPAKNSFADDISDSDYSGDDDDDSIHKREQHHGPNKFVLGVAIALSSIVFLIVFLILCSKCCR; encoded by the coding sequence ATGAAATCATCACCACCACCACTACCTCCATTCCTTACTATGCTCCTTTTCatcttcctcttcctcttccCCACCATTATCACCTCAATTTCTCCACCTCTCCCACCCACATCATCACCTTCTTCACCTTCCACTTCCACTCTTGACCCAAACCAGCTCAAAGCCCTTCAATCCCTCAACATCCCCACATCAAAAGACCCTTGCATCCAACCATCCTTCCACAATGTCACACTTTGTGACTCCTCAAAACCCTTTAGCCACCTCATTTCCCTAACCCTTTCCAACTGTTTAACTTATACTTCTCTCTCCTACAATGCCCTCAAATCACTCTCTACACTCCAATCCTTTCACCTCCTTAACTGCCCCATTGCTCCCATTCACTTCCCTCCTCAACTCACATCCTCTCTTATCTCCTTCACCTGCATCAGCAGCCTCCACAAGATCTCAGGAGTATGGCTCTCTCGCTTAGCGAACCTCACTGATCTCACTGTCTCAAATGTCCCAATTAAAGCTTCTGGTCCTTACGTTTTTCTTGCTCACATGAAAAAGCTCAAAACTTTAACCATTTCCAATGCCAATCTCACTGGTTTTCTTCCTAAATACATCCATTCCAACCTTACCCAAATTGATTTTTCATCTAATAAACTCAAAGGAAACATACCTTCTTCCATTACCATGCTTGATAGCCTTGAAAATTTGAATCTTTCTTCTAATGGGTTTAAAGGTGAGATACCCTCTTCATTAGGAGACTTGATTTCCCTTAAAAATATTTCCTTGGCCTCAAATTCTTTTTCAGGGTCTATCCCAGATTCATTATCTGCCATACCTGGTTTGGTTCACATGGATCTGAGTTCAAACCAGCTCAATGGGACAATTCCAAAGTTCCTTTCAGAAATGAAGaatctcaagtacttgaatctTGCTAACAACAACCTTCATGGTGTTGTGCCATTCAActtaagttttataaaaaaattgacaatgtTTAAGGTTGTTGGGAACAGTAACTTGTGCTATAATCATTCTGTTTTGTCTTCAAAATTGAAGCTTGAGATTGCTCCTTGTGATAAGTATGGGAAGCCAATGTCTCCTCCACCTGCAAAGAATTCTTTTGCAGATGATATTAGTGATTCAGATTATAgcggtgatgatgatgatgatagcaTACACAAAAGAGAGCAACATCATGGACCAAACAAATTTGTTCTTGGAGTGGCAATTGCTCTTTCTTCTATTGTCTTTTTGATTGTCTTCCTAATCCTATGTTCAAAGTGCTGTCGCTGa
- the LOC101495248 gene encoding pentatricopeptide repeat-containing protein DOT4, chloroplastic: MSSVLKTIPNSTTSPPCHTPKDNSNYSKSHNHFIFFKQPRTPSLLHSKLNIFCRSSVGVSSSLANTTHNVTADQNAKICKFCEMGDLRNAMESLIRSTRHELGLNTYCSVLQLCAERKSLEDGKRIHFIIVSKGIPIKGALGAKLVFMYVNCGDLVKGREIFDEILNDKVFLWNLMMSEYAKIGNYRESLGLFNKMQKLGIAGDSYTFTCVLKCFTALGKVKECKRVHGYVLKLGFGSSTAVVNSLIAAYFKFGGVESAHNLFDELSDRDVVSWNSMINGCVVNGFSRNGLEIFIQMLILGVGVDLTTLVSVLVACANIGNLSLGRALHAFGVKAPFSGEVVFSNTLLDMYSKCGNLNGATEVFVKMGETTIVSWTSIIAAYVREGLYDDAIGLFDEMQSKGVRPDIYTVTSIVHACACSNSLDKGRDVHSYVIKNSMVSNLPVANALMNMYAKCGSMEEARLVFSQIPAKDIVSWNTMIGGYSKNSLPNGALELFSDMVEQLKPDDITMACVLPACAGLAALDKGREIHGHILRRGYFSDLHVACALVDMYAKCGLLVLAQILFDMIPKKDLISWTVMIAGYGMHGFGNEAISTFNKMRIAGIEPDESSFTAILNACSHSGLLNEGWRFFNSMRNECSIEPKLEHYACMVDLLGRAGNLSKAYKFIESMPIKPNATIWGALLSGCRIHHDVKLAEKVADHVFELEPDNTRYYVVLANVYAEAEKWEEAKKLRERMQRRGFKQNPGCSWIEVRGKFNIFVAGNTKHPQAKRIDTLLRKLKMQMKNGDFSTKLKYALINADEMEKEVIQCGHSEKLAMAFGILNLPPGRTVRVAKNRRVCGECHEIGKFMSKTTKREIVLRDSNRFHHFKDGLCSCRGFW, encoded by the coding sequence ATGTCAAGTGTGTTAAAAACCATACCAAACTCCACCACCTCTCCACCTTGTCATACCCCTAAAGACAATTCAAACTATTCCAAATCTCATAAtcacttcatcttcttcaaacAGCCTCGTACACCATCTCTGCTACATTCCAAATTGAACATTTTTTGTCGTAGCAGTGTCGGTGTCTCTTCATCTTTAGCCAACACCACTCACAACGTAACCGCTGACCAAAATGCTAAAATTTGCAAGTTCTGCGAAATGGGTGATCTCAGAAACGCCATGGAATCGCTCATAAGGTCAACAAGACATGAACTTGGGTTGAATACTTACTGTTCCGTTTTGCAGCTTTGTGCTGAGCGTAAATCTTTGGAAGATGGAAAAAGGATTCATTTCATTATCGTTTCCAAAGGTATTCCAATTAAAGGGGCTTTAGGTGCAAAACTAGTCTTCATGTATGTGAATTGTGGTGATTTGGTTAAAGGGAGAGAAATATTTGATGAGATTCTCAATGATAAGGTTTTTCTTTGGAATCTTATGATGTCTGAATATGCAAAGATTGGTAATTATAGGGAAAGTTTGggtctttttaataaaatgcaGAAATTGGGAATTGCAGGGGATTCTTATACATTTACTTGTGTATTGAAGTGTTTTACTGCATTGGGAAAGGTAAAGGAATGTAAAAGGGTTCATGGCTATGTTTTAAAATTAGGTTTTGGTTCTAGTACTGCTGTTGTTAACTCTCTAATTGCagcttattttaaatttggtgGAGTTGAGAGTGCACATAATCTGTTTGATGAATTGAGTGACCGAGATGTAGTTTCCTGGAATTCTATGAtaaatggttgtgttgtgaaTGGTTTTTCCAGAAATGGACTCGAGATTTTCATTCAGATGCTGATTTTGGGGGTTGGTGTGGATTTGACCACATTGGTTAGTGTACTTGTTGCTTGTGCAAATATTGGAAACCTTTCACTTGGTAGAGCTCTTCATGCTTTTGGAGTGAAAGCTCCTTTTAGTGGAGAAGTTGTGTTTAGCAATACCTTACTAGACATGTATTCAAAATGTGGTAATTTAAATGGCGCAACTGAAGTTTTTGTGAAGATGGGTGAAACAACTATTGTTTCTTGGACTTCAATCATTGCCGCTTATGTACGAGAAGGTCTATATGATGATGCTATTGGATTATTTGATGAAATGCAAAGCAAGGGTGTTAGACCAGATATCTATACTGTCACAAGTATTGTTCATGCTTGTGCTTGTAGCAACTCTTTGGATAAAGGAAGGGATGTACACAGTTATGTTATAAAGAATAGCATGGTGTCGAATTTGCCTGTTGCTAACGCTCTCATGAATATGTACGCAAAATGTGGAAGCATGGAAGAAGCTCGTTTAGTTTTCTCTCAAATTCCAGCTAAGGACATTGTCTCGTGGAATACGATGATTGGAGGCTATTCGAAAAATTCACTTCCCAATGGAGCTTTAGAACTTTTTTCAGACATGGTAGAACAATTAAAGCCTGATGACATTACAATGGCTTGTGTTCTTCCAGCTTGTGCAGGCTTAGCAGCTTTAGACAAAGGCAGAGAGATACATGGACACATATTAAGAAGAGGGTACTTTTCGGATTTGCATGTAGCATGTGCACTTGTTGATATGTATGCAAAGTGTGGATTGCTAGTTCTAGCACAGATACTTTTTGATATGATTCCTAAAAAGGATCTGATTTCATGGACTGTTATGATAGCTGGATATGGAATGCATGGATTTGGAAATGAGGCAATTTCAACTTTTAATAAGATGAGAATTGCAGGTATTGAGCCCGACGAGTCGTCCTTCACTGCCATACTTAATGCTTGCAGTCATTCCGGATTACTGAATGAAGGGTGGAGATTCTTTAACTCGATGAGAAATGAATGCAGCATCGAACCGAAGTTGGAACACTATGCTTGCATGGTGGATCTTCTTGGCCGCGCTGGAAATCTATCGAAGGCATACAAGTTCATTGAATCGATGCCGATCAAACCAAATGCTACAATTTGGGGTGCATTACTTTCTGGGTGTAGGATCCATCATGATGTGAAACTAGCAGAAAAAGTGGCAGACCATGTTTTTGAACTAGAGCCAGACAACACAAGATACTATGTTGTTCTAGCAAATGTATATGCAGAGGCAGAAAAGTGGGAAGAAGCGAAAAAGTTGCGAGAAAGGATGCAAAGAAGAggattcaaacaaaatccaggTTGTAGTTGGATAGAAGTGCGAGgaaaatttaatatctttgtCGCTGGGAACACAAAACACCCTCAAGCGAAAAGAATAGACACGTTGCTgagaaaattgaaaatgcaaatgaaaaatgGAGATTTTTCTACTAAGTTGAAGTATGCATTGATCAATGCAGATGAAATGGAGAAGGAAGTGATTCAGTGTGGACACAGCGAAAAGTTAGCAATGGCTTTCGGTATATTAAATTTGCCACCTGGGAGGACTGTTAGAGTCGCGAAGAATCGAAGAGTATGCGGGGAGTGTCATGAGATTGGGAAGTTTATGTCCAAGACAACCAAGAGGGAAATTGTGTTGAGAGATTCAAACCGGTTTCACCATTTCAAAGATGGTTTATGTTCTTGCAGAGGTTTCTGGTAA
- the LOC101496453 gene encoding uncharacterized protein codes for MDEATSKGSGEMLDHVDKGVYENLNHLVEGAATDVGTRHSLGDRVGLCGEDGTSEEMCNDLGFNEELKERVLEVKGRNIGGDPQKINDELHGPDQGSSYNSSNLANEETLETCVVIDSSAHVVCLNGDNRKLVAKTNESGLSKLSIKAPKGLSEIDKNSCVIDMNCGDCKDFSENLDGEMICRICHLASGQPFEATAVGTPNNDNNSTSLIVLGCACKDELGIAHSHCAEAWFKIKGNRSCEICGETAKNVSDVTDDGFMEEWNESEFIDNNSTSPRRLVGCWHGQPFCNFLMACLVIAFVLPWFFHLRLF; via the exons ATGGATGAGGCTACAAGTAAAGGTAGTGGTGAGATGTTGGATCATGTTGATAAAGGGGTTTATGAGAATTTGAACCATTTGGTTGAAGGAGCTGCAACTGATGTGGGAACTAGACATAGCTTGGGTGATAGGGTTGGTTTATGTGGTGAAGATGGTACTTCAGAAGAGATGTGCAATGATCTTGGATTCAATGAGGAGCTAAAGGAGAGAGTTTTAGAAGTTAAGGGTCGGAACATTGGTGGTGATCCACAAAAAATCAATGATGAATTGCACGGCCCTGATCAAGGGTCGAGTTATAATTCAAGTAATTTGGCTAATGAGGAAACACTTGAGACATGTGTTGTAATAGATTCTTCAGCTCATGTTGTGTGTCTCAATGGAGATAATAGAAAATTGGTAGCTAAAACTAATGAATCGGGGTTGAGCAAGTTATCGATTAAGGCACCGAAAGGGCTGTCTGAGATAGATAAAAATTCATGTGTGATTGATATGAACTGCGGTGACTGCAAAGATTTTAGCGAGAATTTGGATGGTGAAATGATTTGTAGGATTTGCCATCTGGCCTCTGGACAACCGTTTGAAGCAACTGCTGTTGGCACTccaaataatgataataatagtaCAAGTTTGATTGTGCTTGGTTGTGCATGTAAAGATGAGTTAGGCATTGCACACAGTCATTGCGCTGAGGCATGGTTCAAGATTAAAGGAAACAG GTCTTGTGAAATATGCGGAGAGACTGCAAAAAATGTTTCCGATGTAACTGATGATGGATTTATGGAAGAATGGAATGAAAGTGAATTCATCGACAATAATAGTACATCACCGCGCAGGTTGGTTGGATGCTGGCACGGGCAGCCATTCTGTAACTTCTTGATGGCGTGCCTGGTGATAGCTTTTGTTCTGCCATGGTTCTTTCATCTAAGGCTGTTCTAA